Proteins found in one Pantoea cypripedii genomic segment:
- a CDS encoding nucleotide triphosphate diphosphatase NUDT15 — translation MSPKIGVGVLIFRDGRLLLGRRKGSHGAGDWSAPGGHLEFGETPEECARRETQEETGLLLDGVRNGAFVSDVFPEVQKHYITLFMVAHSHHGEPQCLEPEKCEGWYWFAPEQLPQPLFAPLRTLIERDGLAALQP, via the coding sequence ATGTCGCCAAAAATTGGTGTGGGTGTGTTGATTTTTCGTGACGGGCGACTGTTGCTGGGACGGCGTAAAGGCAGTCACGGTGCGGGTGACTGGTCCGCGCCGGGTGGGCATCTGGAGTTTGGTGAAACCCCGGAAGAATGCGCGCGCCGGGAAACACAGGAAGAGACCGGATTGCTATTGGATGGCGTGCGGAATGGCGCATTCGTCAGTGATGTTTTCCCGGAAGTACAAAAACACTACATCACGTTGTTTATGGTGGCGCATAGCCACCACGGTGAGCCGCAGTGCCTCGAACCAGAAAAATGCGAAGGCTGGTATTGGTTCGCACCGGAGCAACTGCCACAACCGCTTTTTGCGCCGCTGCGCACGCTGATTGAACGCGACGGATTAGCGGCGTTACAACCGTAA
- a CDS encoding DUF1543 domain-containing protein — MNLFMFYVGGNAGKSNIEVHDIQFVAAEHPEDAWPALREAWFGDADKIHVDGYARITWADGYRVSLSPEPTTGNQHLFFVNAGAYHPANLAELHAFDLFVASDAAEAKAKGLENLLKGADHQHKDNLKDVDDCLLLDKIGNLFVHLTPDANGTPFRPEWQGYQPIGVE; from the coding sequence GTGAACCTGTTTATGTTTTATGTCGGTGGCAACGCCGGAAAATCCAATATTGAAGTGCATGACATCCAGTTTGTTGCTGCAGAACACCCCGAAGATGCCTGGCCCGCACTGCGTGAGGCCTGGTTTGGCGATGCGGATAAGATCCATGTTGATGGTTATGCCCGCATCACCTGGGCGGATGGTTATCGCGTGTCGCTGTCACCGGAACCCACCACCGGTAACCAGCACCTGTTCTTTGTCAATGCCGGAGCTTACCATCCTGCCAATCTGGCGGAGTTGCATGCGTTTGATTTGTTTGTCGCCAGCGATGCCGCTGAGGCTAAAGCAAAGGGGCTGGAAAACCTGCTGAAGGGGGCGGATCATCAGCACAAAGACAATCTTAAGGATGTGGATGATTGTCTGCTGCTGGATAAAATCGGTAACCTGTTTGTTCACCTGACCCCGGATGCTAACGGTACGCCGTTCCGTCCTGAATGGCAGGGCTATCAACCGATTGGCGTGGAATAA